The Microbacterium sp. KUDC0406 genome includes a window with the following:
- a CDS encoding AI-2E family transporter produces the protein MKIVNPFRTALVATLGVGLGIVLIGSVQTLSTVLLYIGTALFISLGLDPLVTFLERWLPRWAAVLVTIIAVLATITGVVLIVLPVFVQQIGQLVQQVTTLVQRPTPFEDLKEWMKQTFPLLKVDDVFVYVEDWLNTNVGEISSQIGQGVLVFGGAVAAGLFGTFIVLVLTIYMTASTPSLKRSVYQLVPASKRERFIDLADQITDSVGYYVMGQVALGVINGILSMIFLSIINAPFPAVLAVIAFFFSLIPLVGTLTGSTIIVLTCLIPGLASPATAIAAAIYYLIYMQIEAYFISPRIMSRAVSVPGAVVVIAALAGGSLLGLLGALIAIPVAASILIIYRQVIIPRMNER, from the coding sequence ATGAAGATCGTCAACCCGTTCCGCACCGCGCTCGTCGCGACGCTCGGCGTGGGCTTGGGGATCGTGCTCATCGGCAGCGTCCAGACGCTCTCCACCGTCCTGCTCTACATCGGCACGGCACTGTTCATCAGCCTCGGACTCGATCCGCTGGTGACGTTCCTGGAGCGCTGGCTGCCACGCTGGGCAGCGGTGCTGGTGACGATCATCGCCGTGCTCGCGACGATCACGGGCGTCGTCCTCATCGTGCTGCCGGTGTTCGTGCAGCAGATCGGGCAGCTGGTGCAGCAGGTCACGACGCTCGTCCAGCGTCCCACGCCGTTCGAGGATCTCAAGGAGTGGATGAAGCAGACCTTCCCGCTGCTGAAGGTCGACGACGTGTTCGTCTACGTCGAGGACTGGCTGAACACGAACGTCGGGGAGATCAGCAGCCAGATCGGCCAGGGCGTCCTGGTGTTCGGCGGCGCCGTGGCCGCGGGTCTCTTCGGCACGTTCATCGTGCTGGTCCTCACGATCTACATGACGGCGTCGACGCCCTCGCTGAAGCGCTCGGTGTACCAGCTCGTGCCTGCCTCGAAGCGGGAGCGGTTCATCGATCTCGCCGATCAGATCACCGACTCCGTGGGCTACTACGTCATGGGCCAGGTAGCCCTCGGCGTGATCAACGGCATCCTCAGCATGATCTTCCTGTCGATCATCAACGCGCCGTTCCCCGCAGTGCTCGCGGTGATCGCGTTCTTCTTCTCGCTGATCCCGCTGGTGGGGACCCTCACCGGCTCGACGATCATCGTGCTCACCTGCCTGATCCCGGGCCTCGCCTCGCCGGCGACCGCGATCGCCGCGGCGATCTACTACCTGATCTACATGCAGATCGAGGCCTACTTCATCTCGCCGCGCATCATGAGCAGGGCGGTGTCGGTGCCCGGTGCCGTCGTCGTCATCGCCGCACTGGCGGGCGGATCGCTGCTCGGTCTGCTGGGGGCGCTCATCGCCATTCCGGTCGCGGCCAGCATCCTGATCATCTACCGCCAGGTCATCATCCCCAGGATGAACGAGAGATAG
- a CDS encoding NUDIX domain-containing protein, whose translation MTRVMTTVFLHDDERVLLLHREGSRVIEDSWVGIGGHVEPGEDVQDAALRELTEEVGLRGPDLRDLRLRYAATREADAETRVVHYFTARLADGVAAPTRCTEGTLRWFALDADLSELAMPPTGRVVLDHWQRIGRFDAKTRDVRMERSGGVSVVPG comes from the coding sequence GTGACACGTGTGATGACGACGGTGTTCCTCCACGACGACGAACGCGTCCTCCTTCTGCACCGCGAGGGATCCCGCGTCATCGAAGATTCCTGGGTCGGCATCGGTGGACACGTCGAGCCCGGCGAGGACGTCCAGGATGCCGCGCTGCGCGAGCTCACGGAAGAAGTCGGCCTGCGCGGGCCCGACCTGCGCGATCTCCGTCTGCGCTACGCGGCGACCAGGGAGGCCGACGCTGAGACGAGGGTCGTGCACTACTTCACCGCACGACTCGCCGACGGTGTCGCCGCCCCGACGCGCTGCACGGAGGGCACGCTGCGCTGGTTCGCTCTCGACGCTGATCTGTCGGAGCTCGCCATGCCGCCGACGGGCCGCGTGGTCCTCGACCACTGGCAGCGCATCGGCCGCTTCGACGCGAAGACCCGTGATGTGCGCATGGAACGCTCAGGCGGCGTCTCCGTCGTCCCCGGTTGA
- the mnmA gene encoding tRNA 2-thiouridine(34) synthase MnmA has protein sequence MRILAAMSGGVDSAVAAARAVEAGHDVVGVHLALSRAGGTLRTGSRGCCTIEDAMDARRAADLLGIPFYVWDFSERFRDDVIEDFISEYKAGRTPNPCLRCNEKIKFAALLERAIELGFDAVCTGHYATLVDGSEGLELHRASDNAKDQSYVLGVLNAEQLAHTYFPLGSTPSKALVRAEAAERGLSVAQKPDSHDICFIPDGDTRGWLAEKVGAEQGEILDREGEVVGTHDGAHAFTVGQRKGLRLGVPAPDGKPRFVLEVRPVTNTVVVGPKEALAIAEISGERFSWAGAAPEASELDCEVQIRAHAEPVPARAFVTDAGVRVVPDEPLDGVAPGQSAVLYVGTRVLGQFTIDTTISAVPVGA, from the coding sequence ATGCGTATTCTGGCGGCGATGAGCGGAGGGGTCGACTCCGCGGTGGCGGCTGCCCGCGCGGTCGAGGCCGGCCACGACGTGGTCGGCGTGCACTTGGCGCTGTCGCGCGCCGGCGGCACGCTGCGCACCGGCAGCCGGGGCTGCTGCACGATCGAGGACGCGATGGATGCGCGTCGCGCCGCCGACCTGCTCGGCATCCCGTTCTACGTCTGGGACTTCTCGGAGCGCTTCCGCGACGACGTGATCGAGGATTTCATCTCGGAGTACAAGGCCGGACGCACCCCGAACCCCTGCCTGCGGTGCAACGAGAAGATCAAGTTCGCCGCCCTGCTGGAGCGCGCGATCGAGCTCGGTTTCGACGCGGTCTGCACCGGGCATTACGCGACGCTGGTGGACGGCTCGGAGGGGCTCGAGCTGCACCGCGCCTCGGACAACGCCAAGGACCAGTCCTACGTGCTGGGCGTGCTCAACGCCGAGCAGCTCGCGCACACCTACTTCCCGCTCGGCTCCACGCCGTCGAAGGCGCTGGTGCGCGCCGAGGCCGCCGAGCGCGGCCTGAGCGTTGCGCAGAAGCCCGACAGCCATGACATCTGCTTCATCCCCGACGGGGACACCCGAGGCTGGCTGGCCGAGAAGGTCGGTGCTGAGCAGGGCGAGATCCTCGACCGCGAGGGCGAGGTCGTCGGCACGCACGACGGTGCGCACGCGTTCACCGTCGGGCAGCGCAAGGGCCTGCGCCTCGGCGTGCCCGCGCCGGACGGCAAGCCGCGGTTCGTGCTCGAGGTGCGCCCGGTGACCAACACGGTCGTGGTCGGCCCGAAGGAGGCCCTGGCGATCGCCGAGATCTCGGGGGAGCGGTTCTCCTGGGCGGGCGCCGCGCCCGAGGCATCCGAGCTCGACTGCGAGGTGCAGATCCGCGCGCACGCCGAGCCGGTGCCCGCGCGGGCATTCGTGACGGATGCCGGCGTGCGAGTCGTGCCCGATGAGCCGCTCGACGGCGTCGCTCCGGGGCAGAGCGCCGTGCTCTACGTCGGCACCCGCGTGCTCGGCCAGTTCACGATCGACACCACCATCTCGGCTGTGCCCGTGGGCGCTTGA
- a CDS encoding tetratricopeptide repeat protein translates to MSDISAAALRGAVDLSTLRDRPQADASGAAAAQSGVADVVVDVTDETFGQILELSRTVPVVVDLWAEWCGPCKQLSPIIEKVTRELGGRVVLAKVDVDANPQIAQGFRAQSIPMVVALVGGQPVPMFTGAVPEEQVREVFGRLLELAAQNGVSGSVAAGETGEAPAEPEEQPLPPLHAEAFEAIEAGDYQRAITAYEKALAENPRDDDAKAGLGQVRLLARVQNLDLQAARAAAAEAPLDPDAQFAVADLDIAGGHVDDAFGRLLDLFATLPADQRMPVRERLVELFDLIGAGDPRVAAARTRLASLLF, encoded by the coding sequence ATGAGTGACATCTCAGCCGCGGCATTGCGCGGCGCCGTCGACCTGTCCACGCTGCGGGACCGGCCGCAGGCCGACGCATCCGGTGCCGCCGCGGCCCAGTCCGGCGTCGCGGACGTCGTCGTGGACGTGACCGACGAGACCTTCGGCCAGATCCTGGAGCTGTCCCGCACGGTTCCCGTCGTCGTCGATCTCTGGGCCGAGTGGTGCGGACCGTGCAAGCAGCTGAGCCCCATCATCGAGAAGGTCACTCGGGAGCTGGGCGGCCGGGTCGTGCTCGCCAAGGTCGATGTCGATGCGAATCCGCAGATCGCGCAGGGCTTCCGTGCCCAGTCGATCCCGATGGTCGTCGCGCTTGTCGGCGGGCAGCCTGTTCCGATGTTCACCGGCGCGGTCCCCGAGGAGCAGGTGCGTGAGGTGTTCGGGCGTCTGCTGGAGCTCGCCGCGCAGAACGGCGTGAGCGGATCCGTGGCCGCGGGCGAGACCGGCGAGGCGCCGGCGGAGCCGGAGGAGCAGCCGCTGCCCCCACTGCACGCCGAGGCCTTCGAGGCTATCGAGGCCGGTGACTACCAGCGTGCGATCACCGCCTACGAGAAGGCGCTCGCGGAGAATCCCCGCGACGACGACGCCAAGGCCGGTCTCGGCCAGGTGCGGCTGCTCGCCCGGGTGCAGAACCTCGACCTGCAGGCCGCCCGGGCTGCGGCCGCCGAGGCGCCTCTCGACCCGGACGCGCAGTTCGCCGTGGCCGACCTCGACATCGCCGGCGGTCACGTCGACGATGCGTTCGGCCGGCTGCTCGACCTGTTCGCCACCCTTCCCGCTGATCAGCGGATGCCGGTGCGCGAGCGTCTCGTGGAGCTGTTCGACCTCATCGGCGCCGGGGACCCGCGGGTCGCCGCCGCACGCACCAGGCTCGCGTCGCTGCTGTTCTGA
- a CDS encoding alpha-1,4-glucan--maltose-1-phosphate maltosyltransferase codes for MLRSPAQIPVRPAAEQEDAAPGTLTGRIPLADPTPAAPGGFSPKAFAGEVVPFRIVAFREGHDLIGARVRLRSPDGVETLHRLSPQNDGTDGWLVPIALDLPGTWSFRFEGFTDDFATWAHAAEVKAAADVDLEVMSIAGAQLLTRAAGQQDRPAAERRALKAAAKRLQDADAAILASVATDETLAESMTARPLTTMSSATAWRTLLVERTVAGVGAWYEFFPRSEGAKRRRDGSIASGTFRTAAKRLPAVADMGFDVLYLPPIHPIGRAHRKGPNNTLVAGPQDPGSPWAIGAAEGGHDTVHPDLGTLADFRAFVRAAGKAGLEVALDLALQASPDHPWVEAHPEWFTTLPDGTIAYAENPPKKYQDIYPLNFDNDPEGLYAEVLRIVEHWIAQGVRIFRVDNPHTKPLRFWEWLIGTVNAAHPEVVFLAEAFTRPAPMRGLAAAGFQQSYSYFTWRNTKAELEEFLTSVSTTTADYMRPNLFVNTPDILTEYLQYGGRAAYRIRACIAATAAPLYGVYAGYELFENVARPGSEENIDNEKYEYKLRDWQGAEERGDSLAPLLRRLNDIRREHPALRQLRNISFHWSDDDAILVYSKHLDAAFTGTGADDTIIVVANVDPHSVRETTVHLDTTLWGVTPGDPFEVEDLLTGEVWTWTDHDYVRLDAFAEPVHILRVKERS; via the coding sequence GTGCTCCGAAGCCCCGCACAGATCCCCGTGCGGCCCGCCGCCGAACAGGAGGATGCCGCACCCGGGACCCTGACCGGGCGCATCCCGCTCGCCGATCCGACGCCTGCGGCTCCCGGAGGCTTCTCGCCGAAGGCCTTCGCCGGTGAGGTGGTCCCGTTCCGCATCGTCGCATTCCGCGAGGGGCATGATCTCATCGGCGCGCGTGTGCGCCTGCGGTCGCCCGACGGCGTGGAGACCCTGCACCGGCTGAGCCCGCAGAACGACGGCACAGACGGCTGGCTCGTGCCGATCGCCCTGGACCTGCCGGGTACCTGGTCCTTCCGGTTCGAGGGGTTCACCGACGACTTCGCCACCTGGGCGCATGCCGCCGAGGTGAAGGCCGCGGCCGATGTCGACCTCGAGGTCATGAGCATCGCCGGTGCGCAACTGCTCACCCGCGCCGCCGGCCAGCAGGACCGTCCCGCTGCCGAACGGCGCGCGCTCAAGGCGGCGGCCAAGCGACTGCAGGACGCTGATGCCGCCATCCTCGCGTCCGTCGCCACGGACGAGACCCTCGCGGAGTCGATGACGGCGCGCCCGTTGACCACGATGTCCTCCGCGACCGCATGGCGCACGCTCCTCGTCGAGCGCACCGTCGCCGGCGTGGGCGCCTGGTACGAGTTCTTCCCGCGCTCGGAGGGCGCGAAGCGCCGCAGGGACGGCAGCATCGCGAGCGGCACCTTCCGCACCGCGGCGAAGCGCCTGCCGGCCGTCGCCGACATGGGGTTCGACGTGCTGTACCTGCCACCGATCCATCCGATCGGACGCGCGCATCGCAAGGGGCCGAACAACACCCTCGTGGCGGGGCCGCAGGATCCCGGCTCGCCCTGGGCGATCGGGGCAGCCGAAGGCGGACACGACACCGTGCATCCGGATCTCGGCACTCTCGCCGACTTCCGCGCCTTCGTCCGCGCCGCGGGCAAGGCCGGCCTGGAGGTGGCACTCGACCTCGCCCTGCAGGCCTCCCCCGACCATCCCTGGGTCGAGGCGCACCCGGAGTGGTTCACGACGCTGCCCGACGGCACGATCGCGTATGCCGAGAACCCGCCGAAGAAGTACCAGGACATCTATCCGCTGAACTTCGACAACGACCCGGAGGGCCTCTACGCCGAAGTGCTGCGGATCGTGGAGCACTGGATCGCGCAGGGCGTGCGGATCTTCAGAGTCGACAACCCGCACACCAAGCCGCTGCGGTTCTGGGAGTGGCTGATCGGCACGGTGAACGCCGCCCACCCCGAGGTCGTGTTCCTCGCCGAGGCCTTCACCCGCCCCGCGCCGATGCGCGGGCTCGCCGCCGCGGGGTTCCAGCAGAGCTACTCCTATTTCACCTGGCGCAACACCAAGGCCGAGCTCGAGGAGTTCCTCACCTCTGTGTCCACGACCACCGCGGACTACATGCGTCCGAACCTGTTCGTGAACACCCCCGACATCCTCACCGAGTACCTGCAGTACGGCGGACGCGCGGCCTACCGGATCCGCGCCTGCATCGCCGCGACCGCGGCGCCGCTGTACGGCGTGTACGCCGGGTACGAACTGTTCGAAAACGTCGCCCGGCCGGGATCCGAGGAGAACATCGACAACGAGAAGTACGAGTACAAGCTGCGCGACTGGCAGGGAGCAGAGGAACGCGGAGACTCGCTCGCCCCGCTCCTGCGTCGTCTGAACGACATCCGGCGCGAGCATCCTGCGCTGCGCCAGTTGCGGAACATCTCGTTCCACTGGAGCGACGACGACGCCATCCTGGTCTACTCGAAACACCTCGACGCAGCCTTCACCGGCACCGGAGCCGACGACACGATCATCGTCGTCGCCAACGTCGATCCGCACTCCGTGCGGGAGACCACCGTGCACCTCGACACCACGCTCTGGGGCGTCACACCCGGCGATCCGTTCGAGGTCGAGGATCTGCTGACCGGCGAGGTCTGGACCTGGACCGACCACGACTACGTGCGACTCGACGCCTTCGCCGAGCCGGTGCACATCCTGAGGGTGAAGGAGCGATCATGA
- a CDS encoding glycosyl transferase, producing the protein MRFVWAVVAFILAAVLIGAGVAQRTVFMGPSEVQMELPTGESKPYVLISSDVLRAHPGQQTLMVRGEGDLFVAYGRTADMKAWLSDAEYESITLNKKGEPRAKAVDAEVESTSETGRNPAGSDLWLDSFSDKDALIADLQLPEGMSVLVSRDGVEDAPSDILVTWPLKTTTPWAGPLIVLGGLMLLIGLVLYVLGIRHQRRGRGPRRKGPGPLPPTEPIDLAVDAVPERESIATGPVQTEDGSREAEGDSADDGRAPRTAQPLLRRLAVAIPAIGLTAVLATGCTADSWPQFDASSSPTPTPTVVAPDNQKPPAVTEAQASRILKDIAKTVTEADEARDVELATTRLDGAVLQARATDYALGAKNAKLGIPAPLPADKVEVVLPQAADAWPRTVLMLTKANDEKVPPVIFTMTQADPWSNYRIGTMSDMQASAQLPKLAPAWLGTTLVPPDSTFLMMPPNEVAAAFSSVVDEGAKSPHLGEFDEASQKQAEAIVASRAALVKGIADKGAAKTTKVAFDMTPSTFAPVSLATLDSGAIVSVSVVDTQTVTPTTPDAVIKFDGNPEAEALTGAKEAKKGVRTTYGMQLFFAVPAQGASAQIQLLAFHQNILKVEIIK; encoded by the coding sequence GTGCGATTCGTATGGGCCGTCGTGGCCTTCATCCTGGCTGCGGTCCTGATCGGTGCTGGGGTCGCTCAGCGTACCGTCTTCATGGGCCCGTCCGAGGTTCAGATGGAGCTTCCCACCGGAGAGTCGAAGCCGTACGTCCTGATCTCCAGCGACGTGCTGCGCGCCCATCCAGGACAGCAGACCCTCATGGTCCGCGGCGAGGGCGACCTCTTCGTCGCCTACGGCCGCACAGCCGACATGAAGGCGTGGCTCTCGGACGCCGAGTACGAGAGCATCACGCTGAATAAGAAGGGTGAGCCCCGCGCGAAGGCGGTGGACGCCGAGGTCGAGTCCACCAGCGAGACGGGTCGCAACCCGGCGGGCTCCGACCTCTGGCTGGACTCGTTCTCCGACAAGGACGCCCTGATCGCCGACCTGCAGCTCCCCGAGGGCATGAGCGTTCTCGTCTCGCGTGACGGTGTCGAGGACGCCCCCTCCGACATCCTCGTCACCTGGCCGCTGAAGACGACGACCCCGTGGGCCGGCCCGCTGATCGTCCTCGGCGGGCTCATGCTGCTGATCGGCCTGGTGCTCTACGTGCTCGGCATCCGTCACCAGCGCCGCGGCAGGGGGCCGCGCCGCAAGGGACCGGGGCCGCTCCCGCCGACCGAGCCGATCGACCTCGCCGTCGACGCCGTTCCCGAACGCGAGTCGATCGCGACCGGACCGGTGCAGACCGAGGACGGCTCCCGCGAGGCCGAGGGAGACTCCGCCGACGACGGCAGGGCCCCGCGCACGGCGCAGCCGCTGCTGCGCAGGCTCGCCGTGGCGATCCCCGCGATCGGTCTCACCGCCGTGCTCGCGACCGGCTGCACCGCCGACTCCTGGCCGCAGTTCGACGCCTCGTCGAGTCCGACGCCGACGCCGACCGTGGTCGCCCCCGACAACCAGAAGCCGCCGGCCGTGACCGAGGCGCAGGCCTCTCGGATCCTGAAGGACATCGCGAAGACGGTGACGGAGGCCGACGAGGCCCGCGACGTCGAACTCGCCACCACGCGGCTCGACGGTGCGGTGCTCCAGGCACGCGCCACCGACTACGCACTCGGCGCGAAGAACGCGAAGCTCGGCATCCCCGCGCCGCTGCCCGCCGACAAGGTCGAGGTCGTGCTGCCGCAGGCCGCCGACGCCTGGCCCCGCACAGTGCTGATGCTGACGAAGGCGAACGACGAGAAGGTGCCGCCGGTGATCTTCACGATGACCCAGGCCGATCCCTGGTCGAACTACCGCATCGGCACGATGTCGGACATGCAGGCGTCGGCCCAGCTGCCCAAGCTCGCACCCGCGTGGCTCGGGACCACCCTGGTTCCGCCGGACTCCACGTTCCTGATGATGCCGCCGAACGAGGTGGCAGCGGCCTTCTCGTCGGTCGTGGACGAAGGAGCGAAGAGTCCGCACCTGGGTGAGTTCGACGAAGCCTCCCAGAAGCAGGCCGAGGCGATCGTCGCGAGTCGCGCCGCTCTGGTGAAGGGCATCGCCGACAAGGGAGCGGCGAAGACGACCAAGGTCGCCTTCGACATGACCCCCTCGACGTTCGCGCCGGTGTCACTGGCCACCCTGGACAGCGGAGCCATCGTGTCGGTCTCGGTGGTCGACACCCAGACGGTCACGCCGACGACCCCTGACGCCGTCATCAAGTTCGACGGCAACCCCGAGGCAGAGGCCCTCACCGGCGCGAAGGAGGCGAAGAAGGGTGTGCGCACCACCTATGGCATGCAGCTGTTCTTCGCGGTTCCTGCCCAGGGCGCGAGCGCACAGATCCAGCTGCTCGCCTTCCATCAGAACATCCTGAAGGTGGAGATCATCAAATGA
- the ligA gene encoding NAD-dependent DNA ligase LigA — protein MPENISLEDARNEAEELTTRILDAKDAYYGRDTSIVDDATYDGWMRRLEELERLHPELQGQDSPTQMVGAAESTGLDTFEHAERMLSLDNVFSLDELRDWEVKTKAAAGREISWLTELKIDGLAINLRYENGVLTSAATRGDGRVGEIVTENALRLADIPPRLSGTGHPPIVEVRGEVFIPVAAFERLNAAQAEFRDRAYADALARWEARAGAKKPFDEEKARAAAARRFPSFANPRNAASGGLRQQLDKKQGLEHEAGLLRVDSLSLYVHGIGAWENPPVAAQSQVYDLLAEWGLPTSPHTRVCHTIDEVADFVAYFGEHRHDIEHELDGIVVKVDELALHAELGQTSRAPRWAIAYKYPPEEVQTKLLDIVVSVGRTGRATPFAVMAPAHVAGSVVRQATLHNKDVVKAKGVLIGDTVVLRKAGDVIPEVLGPVVEKRDGTEREFVMPERCPECGSTLAPAKEGDIDLRCPNTRSCPAQVRGRVEHIGSRGALDIEVLGEVTAAALTQPSHPAEPPLDTEAGLFSLVLEDLVPISVVVRDSETGLPKEDDDGIVKTRSPFRRNPTAAEKKDGIDGPQPSSAAIKLIAELDRAKTKELWRLLVSLNIRHVGPVAARALAQWFGSLDAIRAASREELAAVEGVGGIIADSLLSWFEIDWHQDIVRQWAAAGVQWATPGHPGPGAAVSEGGVLDGLTVVATGSLDGYTREGAQEAIIKAGGKAASSVSKKTDFVAAGPGAGSKLTKAEDLGIRVLDAAQFHVLVTEGPAALDA, from the coding sequence GTGCCGGAGAACATCTCGCTGGAAGACGCCCGCAACGAGGCCGAGGAGCTGACGACCCGCATCCTCGATGCGAAGGACGCCTACTACGGGCGCGACACCTCGATCGTCGACGACGCCACCTATGACGGGTGGATGCGGCGGCTGGAGGAGCTCGAGCGACTGCATCCCGAGCTGCAGGGCCAGGATTCGCCCACCCAGATGGTCGGTGCCGCCGAGTCGACCGGACTCGACACGTTCGAGCACGCCGAGCGGATGCTGAGTCTCGACAACGTCTTCTCGCTCGATGAGCTGCGCGACTGGGAGGTCAAGACGAAGGCCGCGGCCGGCCGTGAGATCTCGTGGCTCACCGAGCTCAAGATCGACGGACTCGCGATCAACCTGCGCTATGAGAACGGCGTGCTGACCTCTGCGGCGACGCGGGGTGACGGGCGCGTGGGCGAGATCGTCACCGAGAACGCGCTGCGGCTGGCCGACATCCCTCCGCGACTGAGCGGCACCGGGCATCCGCCGATCGTCGAGGTGCGCGGCGAGGTGTTCATCCCCGTCGCCGCGTTCGAGCGGCTCAACGCCGCGCAGGCGGAGTTCCGCGACCGCGCCTACGCCGATGCGCTCGCACGCTGGGAGGCGCGTGCCGGTGCGAAGAAACCCTTCGATGAGGAGAAGGCGCGGGCCGCCGCGGCGCGGCGCTTCCCGTCGTTCGCCAACCCGCGCAACGCCGCGAGTGGCGGCCTCCGCCAGCAGCTCGACAAGAAGCAGGGGCTCGAGCACGAGGCCGGGCTGCTCCGGGTGGACTCGCTGTCTCTGTACGTCCACGGCATCGGTGCGTGGGAGAACCCTCCCGTGGCGGCGCAGAGCCAGGTCTACGATCTGCTCGCTGAATGGGGGCTGCCGACCAGCCCGCACACGAGGGTGTGCCACACGATCGACGAGGTCGCCGACTTCGTCGCCTACTTCGGCGAGCACCGGCACGACATCGAGCACGAGCTGGACGGCATCGTCGTGAAAGTCGACGAGCTGGCGCTGCATGCCGAGCTCGGCCAGACCAGCAGGGCCCCGCGATGGGCGATCGCCTACAAGTACCCGCCGGAAGAGGTGCAGACGAAGCTGCTCGACATCGTCGTCTCCGTAGGACGAACCGGCCGTGCGACACCGTTCGCCGTCATGGCCCCGGCGCATGTCGCGGGCTCCGTCGTGCGACAGGCGACCCTGCACAACAAGGATGTGGTGAAGGCCAAAGGCGTGCTGATCGGCGACACCGTCGTGCTGCGCAAGGCCGGAGATGTGATCCCCGAGGTGCTCGGCCCCGTGGTCGAGAAGCGCGACGGCACGGAGCGCGAGTTCGTCATGCCGGAGCGCTGCCCGGAGTGCGGTTCGACCCTGGCCCCGGCCAAGGAGGGCGACATCGACCTGCGGTGCCCCAACACCCGCTCCTGCCCGGCGCAGGTGCGCGGGCGCGTAGAGCACATCGGGTCGCGCGGAGCCCTCGACATCGAGGTGCTCGGCGAGGTCACCGCCGCCGCGCTCACGCAGCCCAGCCATCCCGCCGAACCGCCGCTCGACACCGAGGCCGGCCTGTTCTCGCTGGTGCTGGAAGATCTCGTCCCGATCTCCGTGGTGGTGCGCGACTCCGAGACCGGCCTGCCGAAGGAGGATGACGACGGCATCGTCAAGACGCGATCGCCGTTCCGGCGCAACCCGACCGCGGCCGAGAAGAAGGACGGGATCGACGGACCGCAGCCCTCCTCAGCCGCGATCAAGCTCATCGCCGAACTCGACAGGGCCAAGACCAAGGAGTTGTGGCGACTGCTCGTGTCGCTGAACATCCGTCACGTGGGCCCGGTGGCGGCCAGAGCGCTCGCGCAGTGGTTCGGGTCGCTGGACGCGATCCGCGCCGCCAGTCGTGAAGAGCTCGCGGCGGTCGAGGGCGTGGGCGGCATCATCGCCGACTCGCTGCTGAGCTGGTTCGAGATCGACTGGCATCAGGACATCGTGCGGCAATGGGCGGCGGCCGGCGTGCAGTGGGCCACTCCGGGGCATCCTGGGCCGGGTGCTGCTGTCTCCGAAGGCGGTGTGCTGGACGGTCTGACCGTGGTCGCGACCGGATCGCTCGACGGGTACACCCGCGAGGGCGCGCAGGAGGCGATCATCAAAGCCGGCGGCAAGGCCGCATCCTCGGTCTCGAAGAAGACCGACTTCGTCGCCGCAGGTCCGGGCGCAGGTTCCAAGCTCACGAAGGCGGAGGATCTCGGTATCCGCGTTCTGGATGCCGCGCAGTTCCACGTCCTCGTCACTGAGGGGCCGGCGGCGCTGGATGCCTGA
- a CDS encoding aminoglycoside phosphotransferase family protein, producing the protein MITHTHDLTFSETEVRKRFTSWDEGEPDREWMCLLLLAQHAPELAPRPLRRETAEGDPVIVMERLPGTPLETGALTTRQTAALGAALRRLFDVPFDDARATGIGERRLGPSTLRPHLIGWAAAPHDLSALHEPRLGERALSGAREFLATSPTPAFELSVIGIADLNPANVLWDGSVCRLVDFEDGGLSDPAFELADHVEHLAGRGVYDADALIRAVSLSTAERERLSEWRTHWAVFWLIMLLPGNGGFRRNPPGTTEQQAERVLRMLDG; encoded by the coding sequence GTGATCACGCACACCCACGATCTGACGTTCTCCGAGACCGAGGTGCGGAAGCGATTCACCAGCTGGGACGAGGGCGAGCCGGACCGGGAATGGATGTGCCTCCTCCTCCTCGCCCAGCATGCGCCGGAGCTGGCGCCCCGGCCTCTCCGCCGAGAGACGGCGGAGGGCGACCCGGTGATCGTGATGGAGCGACTTCCGGGCACGCCGCTGGAGACCGGGGCCCTCACCACTCGGCAGACCGCCGCGCTCGGCGCCGCACTGCGGCGACTCTTCGACGTGCCGTTCGACGACGCCCGGGCGACCGGCATCGGTGAGCGGCGCCTCGGCCCTTCGACGCTGCGCCCGCATCTCATCGGATGGGCGGCCGCACCGCACGATCTCAGCGCGCTACACGAGCCGAGACTCGGCGAGCGGGCGTTGAGCGGCGCACGCGAGTTCCTCGCGACGTCCCCGACGCCCGCATTCGAGCTCTCCGTCATCGGCATCGCCGACCTCAATCCCGCCAACGTGCTGTGGGATGGCAGCGTCTGTAGGCTCGTCGACTTTGAGGACGGCGGGCTCTCCGACCCGGCGTTCGAGCTCGCCGATCATGTGGAGCACCTCGCCGGACGCGGCGTGTACGACGCCGACGCCCTCATCCGGGCCGTCAGCCTCTCCACCGCTGAGCGGGAGCGGCTCTCCGAGTGGCGCACGCACTGGGCCGTCTTCTGGCTGATCATGCTGCTGCCGGGCAACGGCGGCTTCCGGCGCAATCCGCCGGGAACGACGGAGCAACAGGCCGAGCGCGTGCTGCGCATGCTCGACGGATGA